CTGCTGCAGACGACGATCCTGCTCTGCCAGGTTGTTCAGGGCGATCAACGCTGTCAGCACTACCAGACTGAGATGCTCTGGACGGCCGACCGTTCTGCTGAGACCTGTCAGCGCCGATGAACCCGCTGCGGGCTGGCGCTGGGGTCGGACCAACGGTGGAAGTTGCCCCTGCGGCGGGTACCTGCTCCATATGCTCGCAACCAATTGCCAGCAGCCTGGCAGCCAGCAGCTCCAAGCGCATCCTGGGCGAGGTGGCTCCATTCATTCCCGCCAGCGCATCATTGATGATGTCAGCCATTCTGGTCAGGACCTGCAGGTCCAATGCATCCGCCTGCCGATGCAGATCGGCCACCTGGTCGTCGTCGGCATCCTCGCTAAGCACGCTTTCAGCCCGGTCTCCCGCCAGTTTGAGAACCAGCAGGTCGCGGACATGGGCTAGCAGATCCTCGACGAAGCGCTGGGGCTCGAACCCGCCGACGACAACCTTTTGAATGACCCCGTAGAGGTCAGCTCCATCGTGGGCGATCAGCGCATCCACGGCGTCGGTGATCAGTGTGGCAGGAGTGAACCCCAGCAGAGCTACAGCCGCATCATAGGTGATGGTGTGCTCGTCGGCGCCTACCATGAGCTGGTCCAGCACGGAAAGGGTGTCACGCACAGAACCGCCTCCAGCCCGCATGGCCAGCTTGAGCACACCAGGTTCGGCCTTGATGCCCTCCTTTTCGCAAATATCCTCCAAGTAAGGCCCCATGACTTCCTGGGGCACCAGACGGAAGGGGTAATGGTGGGTGCGGGAGCGGATGGTGCCGATCACCTTCTCCGGCTCTGTGGTGGCGAAGATGAACATGACGTGTTCCGGCGGCTCCTCGACGATCTTCAGCAGGGCATTGAAACCTTGCTGGGTGACCATATGAGCCTCATCCAAAATAAAGATCTTGTACCGGTCGCGCACGGGGGCGAAACCTGCTCGCTCCCTGAGTTCCCTCGCATCGTCAACGCCATTATGGCTGGCGGCGTCAATCTCCACCACATCAATGGAACCGGGGCCTCCGGTGGCCAGATCCCTGCAGCTGTCGCATTCGCCGCAGGGATGGCTGGTCGGTCCCTTGGCACAGTTAATACAGCGGGCGAAAATCCTGGCACTGCTGGTCTTTCCACATCCCCTAGGACCGGAGAAGAGATAGGCATGGGTCAGCCGATTCTCATCCAGAGCTCGGGTAAGGGGCACCGTGACCTGCTTCTGACCGATGATGCCGTCAAAAGTGTCAGGCCGATACCGCCGATAGAGTGCTAGTGCCATGGTTCAAGGCTATCCATTTCTTTAGACACGTCCGCTTTCCTTCCTAAGGCTTTTGCCCCGCTTTCTCCTCTCATCCACAGGGTTCGGGGCCTGCCCGGGCAGACTGGACCAGGCGGGGCATCATCGGGACTCCGGTGTCTACCCCCACCGAGACCTTTACGTCGCCTTCATCCACCTGGCAGTCCGTCAGGACGCCACGGTTTAGACGGGCGACCCGGGAGGCCAGAGTACAGGGCTGCGCCGGTCCTTCGTCCAGGGCAGAAGCTGCAGCCAGCGCCGAAACATCGGCGCCGGTGCGTGCACGGGTCCGGCAGATCATGAGATTGCCCAGCAATGCCGCCAGAACCAGACCCAGGCCAACCAGAGTCATCAGCATGATGCCCAGAACCGTGCCGGAGCCCGTATCCGAACCCCTTATCCATGAACCGGTACGCTCCACGTGCGTCCTCCTGGCATGTCCGGGCATGACTCATTCCTCCAATATGGCTACAGCATCGCCATGGACCTGTGCAGGCAGCACACCCATTGGGCTGGAAACCACTGGGCACGACACCCTGACTGCCGTCTGTCCTGCTGATGGACTCAACCTCGCTTGGGCATGCGGCCCGGCCATCCGGTGCACCAGTTTTTGGGAATCGCCCTTGCCCCGGGTGACGATCAGGTCTCTTGCTGCCGCGTTGGCCGCATCCTGACAGACCATGCCAATCCTGATTGTCTGGGTCAGCGTCAGCAGTATGAGAGCCAGGGTCATGACTGCGGGAAGCACGATGGCGAACTCGGCCGTTATCGTGCCCTTATCGGATCGCCACCGTCTTCCACACCCGGACCGCCTTTCAGCCGACAGCACTGAGCGCCTTCTTCACCAGCCCCATCAGCAAAGTGCGTGTGGAAGAGGATTTGACAATGGCCAGCAGTACGCCGGCCAGCGTGGCGGCCGCCACCATGATCACGGCATATTCTGCAGTGATGGCCCCTGATTCAGGCCTAGCCAGCACCACACTCAGCCGCGCATGCAGGGCACGCACTCCAGAATCCATAGCCTGACTGATTCGAACGTACAAAGCTGTCATGAACCGGTTGGAACGCTGTCTTATTCTTTGCAACCACCCGGAACCGACACCTGCAGCAGACCGTGTCGTAACCGGCACCAATTGGCCTCCTGCCTGCCTGGTCCGCAGATGGAAAACCGTCGCAATCTGCTGTGAGTATGTCATCGTTCTCACCTTTGCCTTTCCTTGTCTTCCCCGTCCCGGCGAATGACCGTTCCTGAGGAATCCGGCATCCGGTACCTTTCACTGTGCCCGTTCCAGTCCGTCTCGGTCGCCTTGTCAGATACATGTGGACGAGTGGAGCCAAATCGTCGACCTGTGGAAAACTGTGCCCGTAAGAGCTCCATATCCTCAGGACATCCCACCCGCAAAAGCCGCAATGCAGGGGATGACTCCAATCAGGACGAAGGCCGGCAGAATGCACAGTCCTGTCGGCACCAACAGCCTGACGGTTATCGTCGCTGTGGCCCGGGCCAGCATGCTGCGGGCATGGTGATCCAGCTGGCGCATGGTCGTCCCGATACGCGTCAGAGGCGATGATCCCAAACGCCAGGACGGCTCCAGACAGTCAGCCAGGACCTGCATGGACCGTCCGTAACCAGGATCACCGATTGCTCCCGACCAGGACAGATCCCATCCATTACCACGTCTGAGCAGGTGAGCCACGCGAACCATCCGAAGCCCATAAGGGCCTGGCAGCAGCCCGCCAACCACGCTCAAAGCCCTGGGCAGTGAAGCTCCCTGACGAACAGCGACTCCCAGCAAAGCCAATACCAGACTCAAGGGCGGCGTGGAGACCTGCTCATCAGCCAATCGCTCATCCGAGCCGTCAAATTTCATAAGCAGAAAGGCCATTATGGTCGACAGAGCGGCAATCAGTGGTTTCAGATCCATGGATTCTCCCTGCCCAGATCATTCATCAGCAGATGCATCCAAACCAGACCAAGAACATAGAAGGCCACTCCCAGGATCAGACAGATGGTTCCCGGTCCTGAGCGACACAGGAAAGCCAACGGTCGCGCTCCCATGAACTCCCCCATGATGATTGTCAACGCTGGCAGGGTCGACAGGAGGCGAATCGTGGCCTTGGGCACAGCAAAAGCTTTTTCCCGGGCCTCATCCAGAGCCGCCCGCCGCGTCTGCATGGCTGCCACGGTGCGCAGTCCATCCGAAGCCCGGCACCCCAGGATGGCGCTGAGCCCATAACAGGCCATCAGAGCCTGTGCCATAATCGTCAGAGTCGGCCCTTGTTCCTGGGGCAAGCACCGGTTCTCCAACATGACCATGACACGTTCCCGCGTGACCTCACGGGTGGCGAATCGCCGTCCGGATGCCTCTTCGAAAGCCTCTACCAGACCGCCTCCATTGTCGACATAAGCAAGCAGGGAAGCGATCAGCACCGCCAGTCCGGGCCGATCCGACTGTGCGGAGGGCTTGACCGACATGGCCTTCAGCCTTGCGGCCGTGTCGCCTCTCAACGGAAGCAGGGCCAGACAGGCAAAAGCCGTCATCATCGCAGCCAACCAGGCTGCAGTCTCGTCATTCATAATCCACCTCGAACTACGGAACGCCCGCCGGGGCGCTGGTCACAATGCCCCACCGCCTGGCAAACTTCGACCAAGCTGTTCCATACGTAGCGGTCCCTCGGCCCGGCCAAGTACAGACAGCCTCCCCCAAAAGCCGGCCGTCAGCGGCCGTCGTCAGTCGACCAATCTGAGCGATATGTCTATGACCGCCTGAACGTTCCAGATGGACAACAGCGTCAAACGCCCCCTGGGCCAGAGCCGCCAGTGCCCTCGGCTGCAGCCCCGCCAGCAACCCCAGAGTCGCCAGTCTGGCTGGAACTCGTTCCACGTTGTCGGCATGCAGCGTGGCCATCCCGCCCCGATGACCGGAATTGAAAGCCCGCAACAGATCAGCTATCTCCTCACCCCGGCACTCGCCCAGGATGATCCGATCGGGCCGCATACGCAGTGTGGCCTTGACCAGATCGACCAACCCCACACCCCCTGCCCCTTCAATGTTGGACTCTCTGACAGCCAGGGAAACCATATTCCTGTGACCGTCGATACGACCAAGCTCACGGACTTCCTCCACGACGACCAGCCGTTGCTCCTGTGGACACATGCGCAGCAGGGCCCGCAGAAGTGTGGTCTTGCCGGCACCCGTGCCGCCAGTCACCAGAATGCTGGCCCGATTGACCACCAGCGCCCGAAGGATGAAGAGCCAGCTGGCAGGACACAACCCAGCAGCAGCCAGCTCCTCCAGCCCTGGCGGGTGTCTGTTGGGCAGTCTGATGGAAATGGCTGCGCCCTCGGGCACGAGCGGGGCAAGCACGGCGTGGACTCTGATCCCCTCCCTGCTGGAAGCATCAGCCATGGGCCGGGCATCGTCCAGGCGACGCCCCAGTTGAGCGCATAACTGCACAGCAAAGTCCCTTACTGCCCGAGGTCCGGTGAACCCGGGCCGAAGCAGAACCTCCTCCATCCCCGCGCCCCGGTCGATCCATACATCGCCCTGCCCGGTCACCGCGATGTCAGTCACCGCAGGATCACTCACCAGCCCATCCAGGTAGCCGAAAGTGGGCGGTTGAGACGAATAGTCGTCAGGGAATGAACCTTCAAGGCTTTTCCCGTTCCCCGTGATCATTTGACAGCCTCGGACCGAGCCAATCCGCCAGAAGAGACCCGCTCTTCCTTTTTTGCGCCGACGACGACCATCCCCGCGATCCGCTCTGCCAGGGGATGAAGGGCCCGGGCGTAAGTGCGCGGCACCCGTTCCAGGCCGCGCCCGTCCAGGACGGATGCCGACAGTCTCGGTTGTGGCTTGAGAACCACGTCCACCGATCGGCCCAGAAACTCCTCCGCCTGCTCCGGGTCGACACCATGACTGACCCGGTGCCGAGTGGGCATCATCCCAATCAGAGCCATAGGAGGCCTACACGAGATCAATGGGCTGTCTTGAGTTCGATCATCAGCATCCCTGTGGGCATTCAGGGCATGGAGAAGTGCCTTCGCCCGTGCAAGGCCCAGCACGGTCATGTCCACCATCAACAGCGAAGGCAGTCCCTTCAGCGAGCGCAAATTACCCAGACCCTGGCCCCGACCGGCATCAATCAGCAGGAAATCGGCAAATCCTGCCATCGCGCTGACAGCTGCGTCCATGTCCCACCAGCCCTGTGGCGGAGCACTCCAGGGATCGTTGCTGAGCAGCGGGATGCCATCCCAGACCGGCAGCTCTTCACGAAGGGCCTGAGGATCCACCCGGCCCAGGGGAGCACGAATCCGCCCCAATCGCATGCCAGGCGCCCCCTCGATGCCGACCAGGACATCCATCCCTCCTCCATCCAGGTCCAAATCCACCAGAGCGCATGACAGGGCCATGTTCCGAAGCTGTTTGGCCATCAGGGCCGTCATGGTTGTCAGCCCAATTCCTCCAGAAGCCGAGAGAAAGACCAGCCCCGTCACAGCGGACCCGTATTTGACTTCTGAGCCACCTTGCCCGATGCCTGTATCTTCGCCAGTCACCCTCCCTGGCCAACGTTCCGAAGACAACCCGAACGAATCAAAGGAGTGAGGAGTCCATTCGGGTTCCCGCCCTTTTATGCCGCCTTTTATCATCGTCGGCGGTCTGCCTGCACTCATTCCAGTCATGGCTACCAGTACATCCACCTTTTGACGTCAGCACCAGTACCCGGAACCGATGTGGTCGAATGACCCTATGCCTCCACATCGCTTCACCCTCTGTGTGAACACATGCGTCAAACCCACGACACGCCCGAAATTGCAGCATTTTTAAGCCCATGTCCATGGAATGCCACAGATGCTCACAGGGAAGCGACAGATTCCTCCAAAACCGGCACTTTCTACCTAGCTCAATGCACGCAACCGCACAAAAGTTCAAGCCAGCAACCTTCTCGGCTCTAACCCCATGAATATCTTGCCATCGGCCACAAAACTGGCATAATGGCATATACAAGGACGGTTCAAGAGCACGGAAGCCCACAAAGTGTATGGCCACCAGGACCGATACGTTGGACGGGTATATAAGACTTGACCGTTGCAACGATGATGTTGTGCAGAGATTCCATCTGGACCGACCTTGTAGGGACGGCCTCCTGCGGGGGGCCGTCCCTATTTATCCACAGGCTTTATCAACGATTGCAGAGGACGGCACCTGCGAATAAAGTGCTATGGTATGGTTCAGAAATTTGACGCACCCTCCAAGGCCTTGCTACGCAGCCAGATCGCGGAGCATATTGCCGAGACCGACGGCCAGGCACGGCACGTATCCAGGCACTCGGATCACCCGGTCTCGCCCTTGCCTGAGGATCGCTATTTCGACCGGGAGCTGAGCTGGCTCAA
The window above is part of the Bifidobacterium asteroides DSM 20089 genome. Proteins encoded here:
- a CDS encoding Rv3654c family TadE-like protein, which encodes MPGHARRTHVERTGSWIRGSDTGSGTVLGIMLMTLVGLGLVLAALLGNLMICRTRARTGADVSALAAASALDEGPAQPCTLASRVARLNRGVLTDCQVDEGDVKVSVGVDTGVPMMPRLVQSARAGPEPCG
- a CDS encoding TadE/TadG family type IV pilus assembly protein codes for the protein MLSAERRSGCGRRWRSDKGTITAEFAIVLPAVMTLALILLTLTQTIRIGMVCQDAANAAARDLIVTRGKGDSQKLVHRMAGPHAQARLSPSAGQTAVRVSCPVVSSPMGVLPAQVHGDAVAILEE
- a CDS encoding DUF4244 domain-containing protein is translated as MDSGVRALHARLSVVLARPESGAITAEYAVIMVAAATLAGVLLAIVKSSSTRTLLMGLVKKALSAVG
- a CDS encoding type II secretion system F family protein, coding for MDLKPLIAALSTIMAFLLMKFDGSDERLADEQVSTPPLSLVLALLGVAVRQGASLPRALSVVGGLLPGPYGLRMVRVAHLLRRGNGWDLSWSGAIGDPGYGRSMQVLADCLEPSWRLGSSPLTRIGTTMRQLDHHARSMLARATATITVRLLVPTGLCILPAFVLIGVIPCIAAFAGGMS
- a CDS encoding CpaF family protein, with translation MITGNGKSLEGSFPDDYSSQPPTFGYLDGLVSDPAVTDIAVTGQGDVWIDRGAGMEEVLLRPGFTGPRAVRDFAVQLCAQLGRRLDDARPMADASSREGIRVHAVLAPLVPEGAAISIRLPNRHPPGLEELAAAGLCPASWLFILRALVVNRASILVTGGTGAGKTTLLRALLRMCPQEQRLVVVEEVRELGRIDGHRNMVSLAVRESNIEGAGGVGLVDLVKATLRMRPDRIILGECRGEEIADLLRAFNSGHRGGMATLHADNVERVPARLATLGLLAGLQPRALAALAQGAFDAVVHLERSGGHRHIAQIGRLTTAADGRLLGEAVCTWPGRGTATYGTAWSKFARRWGIVTSAPAGVP